One stretch of Candidatus Alcyoniella australis DNA includes these proteins:
- a CDS encoding class I adenylate-forming enzyme family protein, giving the protein MGEYPKRHGVPQLTLKDFETEYADRHLLHGVVAKWAAEKPEALAIINADTRVEVSWQRLDQSATALALKLIQMGFKKGDFFATSLPLLTEHIFLEYACFKIGVVFVPLDLRLKGPEVIRSLGLVKAKGYAFLGKTPHADFSELGKAVQANCPFVKHLVQFADPSETIEGVLSIHDLGADAKRLGMEALADPSSSKLLADYMQMTNAVSEDDGCLVIFTTGSTGYPKPALLSHRSITCQNMCLGAAFGIDEDNARMLVNLPPSHVGCQTEQLMTVMFGGGTAVILHIFDPAKSLKAIQDYKINSFGQIPALFALQWRLPDYDQFDLSSLSFALYGGQQVSRQFLERLSQMAPGFGTGLGLTETAGFCTYSPLDGTVDDILAGVGFDMPVYPLSIRKEMRSDGSAGDELPQGEVGNICFTGPQTFLTYVNNPEATAKTISNDGFLYTGDLGFVDDKGLHFAGRAKHVIKPKGYQVFPAQIEDHFCELREKVAAAGAVGVEHEVFSEGIVCFVEKQPDVELTEADLHEHARGMASYMRPLHYVIVEHGQFPLNRVAKTDYLLIKAQAEKEVEQLRSKGKWDKE; this is encoded by the coding sequence ATGGGGGAGTATCCCAAGCGTCATGGAGTGCCGCAGCTTACGCTGAAGGATTTTGAGACCGAGTACGCCGACCGCCATTTGCTGCACGGAGTGGTGGCCAAGTGGGCCGCGGAAAAACCCGAGGCCCTGGCGATCATCAACGCCGACACCCGCGTCGAGGTCAGTTGGCAGCGCCTCGATCAAAGCGCCACGGCCCTGGCGTTGAAGCTGATCCAGATGGGCTTTAAAAAGGGCGACTTCTTCGCCACCAGCCTGCCGCTGCTCACCGAGCACATTTTCCTCGAGTACGCCTGCTTTAAGATCGGCGTGGTTTTCGTGCCGCTGGACCTGCGGCTTAAAGGCCCCGAGGTGATCCGCAGCCTGGGCCTGGTCAAGGCCAAGGGCTACGCCTTTTTAGGCAAGACGCCCCACGCCGACTTCAGCGAGCTGGGCAAGGCGGTGCAGGCCAACTGCCCGTTCGTCAAACACCTGGTGCAGTTCGCCGACCCCTCCGAAACTATCGAGGGCGTGCTGAGCATCCACGACCTGGGCGCGGACGCCAAGCGGCTGGGCATGGAGGCGCTGGCCGATCCCTCGTCCTCCAAGCTGCTGGCCGATTACATGCAGATGACCAACGCCGTGAGCGAGGACGACGGCTGCCTGGTGATCTTTACCACCGGCTCCACCGGCTATCCCAAGCCCGCGCTTTTAAGCCACCGCAGCATCACCTGCCAGAACATGTGTCTCGGCGCGGCGTTCGGTATCGACGAGGACAATGCGCGGATGCTGGTCAACCTGCCGCCGTCCCACGTCGGCTGCCAGACCGAGCAGCTGATGACCGTAATGTTCGGCGGCGGCACAGCGGTGATTCTGCACATCTTCGACCCGGCCAAATCGCTGAAGGCGATCCAGGATTACAAGATCAACAGCTTCGGCCAGATCCCGGCGCTGTTCGCCCTGCAGTGGCGGCTGCCGGACTACGATCAATTCGACCTCTCGAGCCTGAGCTTCGCGCTCTACGGCGGACAGCAGGTCTCGCGGCAGTTCCTCGAACGGCTCTCGCAGATGGCCCCGGGGTTCGGCACCGGCTTGGGCCTGACCGAGACCGCGGGCTTCTGCACGTACTCGCCGCTGGACGGTACGGTGGACGACATCCTCGCCGGCGTGGGCTTCGACATGCCGGTCTACCCGTTGTCGATCCGCAAAGAGATGCGCTCCGACGGCTCGGCCGGGGACGAACTGCCCCAGGGCGAGGTGGGCAACATCTGTTTTACCGGCCCGCAGACCTTCCTGACGTACGTCAACAATCCCGAGGCCACGGCCAAGACCATCTCCAACGACGGCTTTCTCTACACCGGCGACCTGGGATTTGTCGACGATAAGGGCCTGCACTTCGCCGGACGCGCCAAGCACGTAATCAAGCCCAAGGGCTATCAGGTATTCCCGGCCCAGATCGAGGATCACTTCTGCGAACTGCGCGAGAAGGTGGCGGCAGCGGGCGCCGTGGGCGTGGAGCACGAGGTGTTCTCCGAGGGGATCGTCTGCTTTGTTGAGAAGCAGCCCGACGTCGAGCTGACCGAGGCCGACCTGCACGAGCACGCCAGGGGCATGGCCTCGTACATGCGGCCGCTGCACTACGTGATCGTTGAGCACGGCCAGTTCCCGCTCAACCGCGTGGCCAAGACCGACTACCTGCTGATCAAGGCCCAGGCGGAAAAAGAGGTCGAGCAGCTACGCTCCAAGGGCAAGTGGGATAAGGAGTAG
- a CDS encoding glycosyltransferase family 87 protein, whose translation MSAPAPRHGSTLGRALIALGLAVHLLFLASLSLGWLDDLAHDPRHVRQHGADLFAVYSAGSNLRGGVSIYSPPEDPQIPYRYAFRYSPLAALLIGMPLSLLRPLAAYALWVGFLEALLAWFVVALWRRGRGRRAVYPAIALTLAFYPYYLELYIGQYSWLQAVLFFATCIGLAQRKTLSAGLAFAASLAWKGNTLLLLPALWRGRRTRLALLCLAAVVLFCAPYFAMHPQTLAEFGRNFASDYPAGFTRGNLGMQRLADRALDQFGTPVLDEQNHAQQEIGVGHYVSPEHRGRTLSALAAAVAALTLLITLRSRPERIVELCCLWMASYFLVYKHVWEHQYVMLLPVLALLALQRPSKLLWLSWIWLALPTPYALLEPAIVNQQPLELCYYAFKVLPAALVWGLCAAWSLRR comes from the coding sequence GTGAGCGCCCCGGCGCCGCGCCACGGATCAACCCTCGGCCGCGCGCTGATCGCGCTGGGCTTGGCAGTGCACCTGCTGTTCCTGGCCAGCCTCAGCCTGGGCTGGCTCGACGATCTGGCCCACGATCCGCGCCACGTCCGGCAGCACGGAGCCGACCTGTTCGCGGTCTACTCCGCCGGGTCCAACCTGCGGGGCGGCGTCTCGATCTACAGCCCGCCTGAGGATCCGCAGATCCCGTACCGCTACGCCTTTCGCTATTCGCCGTTGGCCGCGCTGCTGATCGGCATGCCGCTGAGCCTGCTGCGCCCGCTGGCAGCCTATGCGCTGTGGGTCGGGTTTCTCGAGGCGCTGCTGGCCTGGTTTGTGGTAGCGCTGTGGCGGCGCGGAAGAGGACGTCGCGCGGTCTACCCGGCGATCGCCCTGACCCTGGCCTTCTATCCGTACTACCTCGAGCTGTACATCGGCCAATATAGCTGGCTGCAGGCAGTGTTGTTCTTCGCGACCTGCATCGGGTTGGCCCAGCGCAAGACCCTGAGCGCGGGACTGGCCTTTGCGGCGAGCTTGGCGTGGAAAGGCAACACCCTGCTGCTGCTGCCCGCGCTGTGGCGCGGACGCCGCACCAGACTGGCGCTGCTGTGTCTGGCGGCGGTTGTTTTGTTCTGCGCTCCGTACTTCGCTATGCACCCCCAAACCCTAGCAGAATTCGGACGCAACTTCGCCTCTGATTATCCCGCCGGATTCACCCGCGGCAACCTGGGAATGCAGCGCCTGGCCGACCGCGCCCTGGACCAGTTCGGCACGCCGGTGCTCGACGAGCAAAACCACGCGCAGCAAGAGATCGGCGTTGGCCACTATGTCAGCCCCGAACATCGCGGCCGGACCCTGAGCGCGTTGGCCGCTGCCGTGGCTGCGCTCACGCTGCTGATCACCCTACGCTCGCGGCCCGAACGGATCGTCGAGCTGTGCTGCCTGTGGATGGCGAGCTACTTCCTGGTCTACAAGCACGTCTGGGAGCACCAGTACGTGATGCTGCTGCCGGTGCTGGCGCTGTTGGCGCTGCAGCGGCCCTCCAAGCTGCTGTGGCTGAGCTGGATCTGGCTGGCCCTGCCTACCCCCTACGCGCTGCTCGAGCCGGCGATCGTCAATCAGCAGCCGCTGGAGCTTTGCTATTACGCTTTCAAAGTGTTGCCCGCGGCCCTGGTCTGGGGGCTGTGCGCGGCATGGAGCCTGCGACGCTGA
- the rimO gene encoding 30S ribosomal protein S12 methylthiotransferase RimO, with amino-acid sequence MNIRIVTLGCAKNRVDSEQLAALLADEGFEVWHGEPEPDDPPAQIVIVNTCGFIAEAQLEALQTLEHYARLKGTDHGPQRLVAAGCLSQGYAGLIQSKVPQVDLLIGTSDVARAPQLIREMLEGKARPARLIAALGSHSLDEQLPRMIDHNAIQAYLRLSEGCSNRCAYCVIPNLRGAFRSRPAELIEDEAHALAQAGVVELTLIGQDSAAYGMDLEAGVDLADLLPRLARAAPGCWLRLMYAHPASLLERAQRLLPALAEHALSYIDLPLQHGSDEILAAMGRRINAEQSLDLIQRLRAAIPGLTLRTTMIIGFPGETDRHFEELLTFVQQARFDLLGAFSYSPMSGTRAFDLPGRVPDELVQARLAELLAVAEEAAEPARIERVGSQVEVLIEGPSGLEDYPLIGRSQSQAPEVDGVTYLRGAALEPGTLVLAKLEGFSGSDDFGCL; translated from the coding sequence ATGAACATACGCATCGTCACCCTGGGCTGCGCCAAGAACCGCGTGGACAGCGAACAGCTCGCCGCACTGCTTGCCGACGAGGGATTCGAGGTCTGGCACGGCGAGCCCGAGCCCGACGACCCGCCGGCGCAGATCGTGATCGTCAACACCTGCGGATTCATTGCCGAGGCTCAACTCGAGGCGCTGCAGACCCTCGAACATTACGCCCGGCTCAAAGGAACGGACCACGGGCCGCAACGGCTGGTGGCCGCCGGCTGCCTGTCCCAGGGCTACGCCGGGTTGATCCAAAGCAAGGTGCCGCAGGTCGATCTGCTGATCGGCACCTCGGACGTGGCCCGCGCACCGCAACTGATCCGCGAAATGCTCGAGGGTAAGGCACGACCCGCGCGACTGATTGCAGCGCTGGGCTCACATTCCCTCGACGAGCAGCTGCCGCGAATGATCGACCACAACGCGATCCAGGCCTACCTGCGGCTGTCCGAGGGCTGCTCCAATCGCTGCGCCTACTGCGTGATCCCAAACCTGCGCGGCGCGTTCCGCTCGCGTCCGGCCGAGCTGATCGAGGACGAGGCGCACGCGCTGGCCCAGGCCGGAGTGGTCGAGCTGACGCTGATCGGCCAAGACAGCGCGGCCTACGGCATGGACCTCGAGGCCGGAGTGGACCTGGCCGACCTGCTGCCGCGCCTGGCCCGCGCCGCGCCCGGCTGCTGGCTGCGGCTGATGTACGCCCATCCCGCATCGTTGCTCGAGCGCGCGCAGCGGCTGCTGCCGGCCCTGGCCGAGCACGCCCTGTCCTACATCGACCTGCCGCTGCAACACGGCTCCGACGAAATCCTCGCGGCCATGGGACGGCGCATCAACGCCGAACAATCGTTGGATCTGATCCAGCGGCTGCGCGCCGCAATCCCCGGGCTGACCTTGCGCACCACGATGATCATCGGCTTCCCCGGTGAAACCGACCGGCATTTTGAGGAGCTGCTGACGTTCGTGCAGCAGGCGCGTTTCGACCTGCTCGGCGCGTTCAGCTACTCGCCGATGAGCGGCACCCGGGCCTTTGATCTACCCGGCCGCGTACCTGACGAGCTGGTCCAAGCGCGCTTGGCCGAACTACTGGCCGTGGCCGAAGAGGCGGCCGAGCCCGCACGGATTGAACGCGTGGGCAGCCAAGTCGAGGTGCTGATCGAGGGGCCCAGCGGCCTTGAGGACTACCCGCTGATCGGACGCTCCCAATCCCAAGCGCCCGAGGTCGACGGCGTAACCTACCTTCGCGGCGCGGCGCTCGAGCCCGGCACGCTCGTATTAGCAAAGCTTGAGGGCTTCAGCGGATCCGACGACTTCGGGTGCCTTTGA
- a CDS encoding 2-hydroxyacyl-CoA dehydratase, translating to MSEDRRIGLTATIPVEVVLAAGLKPVDLNNLFVAHPHSARLLQLAEVQGLPRQVCAWIRGIYAAADDAGIQRLAAVVRGDCTNAEALAELWRHRGKDVVRFAYPLQPDRAQVAEAIQELCRELQTDLPSAERWRERLMPIRRDLATLDELCWREGRVSGGECFNWQVASSDFRSDPESFGRELASFIEQAAARKPRAPRIRLGISGVPPAITDLCDVLETLGADVLFHESPRQFSMPYQVQNLAEQYARYTYPYPLPLRLRDVLEQVQLRGLHGVVHYVQAFCFHGIEHAVLRERSPVPVLLLEGDEPGPTDERTRTRLQAFIERISQERQL from the coding sequence ATGAGTGAAGACCGCAGAATCGGCCTGACGGCCACGATTCCGGTAGAAGTCGTGCTCGCCGCGGGCTTAAAGCCGGTGGATCTCAACAACCTGTTCGTGGCCCACCCACACAGCGCACGACTGCTCCAGCTCGCCGAGGTCCAGGGCTTGCCGCGCCAGGTCTGCGCCTGGATCCGCGGGATCTACGCTGCGGCGGACGACGCCGGAATCCAGCGGCTGGCAGCAGTAGTGCGCGGCGATTGCACCAACGCCGAGGCGCTGGCCGAGCTGTGGCGTCATCGGGGCAAGGATGTCGTACGCTTCGCCTATCCGCTGCAGCCCGATCGCGCGCAGGTCGCCGAGGCGATCCAAGAGCTGTGCCGCGAGCTGCAAACCGATTTGCCAAGCGCCGAGCGCTGGCGCGAGCGCCTGATGCCGATCCGGCGCGACCTGGCGACCCTCGACGAGCTGTGCTGGCGCGAGGGCCGGGTCAGCGGCGGCGAATGCTTCAACTGGCAGGTGGCTTCCAGCGACTTTCGTTCCGACCCCGAGAGCTTCGGACGCGAGCTGGCGAGCTTTATCGAGCAGGCCGCCGCGCGCAAACCGCGAGCACCGCGAATCAGACTCGGAATCAGCGGCGTGCCGCCGGCGATCACCGACCTCTGCGATGTGCTCGAAACCTTGGGCGCCGATGTGCTGTTCCACGAGTCGCCGCGCCAGTTCAGCATGCCCTACCAAGTCCAAAATCTGGCCGAGCAGTACGCGCGCTACACCTACCCCTACCCCCTGCCGCTACGGCTGCGCGACGTACTCGAGCAGGTCCAGCTGCGCGGGCTGCACGGTGTGGTGCACTACGTCCAGGCGTTCTGTTTCCACGGAATCGAGCACGCTGTGCTGCGCGAGCGTTCGCCCGTGCCCGTGCTGCTGCTCGAGGGCGACGAGCCGGGCCCCACGGACGAGCGCACCCGCACGCGGCTGCAAGCGTTCATCGAACGCATCAGCCAGGAGCGCCAACTATGA
- a CDS encoding DUF2804 domain-containing protein, which yields MIEPKLKPAPKRAVEQGGQVNYGYYLGEFAELNLLDAPLDGRGSREPRLIRKLRLKEWQHVALISPTHWVSLSMVNAQYLNVSWCYVFDRESGELIEHKHNARPGAVRVPRELWNDTCSFVLPGYGVRIHNQLAQGRHVIEIDIAATKKLPAFAGRVIAYEDPDEVQPLIPLLPMSSGRTFYTHKVPTPIEGELTVGERKLTFERGRDVALFDVHKAFYPFRTYWNWATFAGRDEKGGLIGASFTQGTAFDGREHTENCLWSGNTIALLPQVRFEVPKDTLDRWKLSTLDGRCELEFEPQGQRSESIRVGPIISEYFQPFGLFNGFIVDEQGVRREIKNQFGCTEKHASTW from the coding sequence ATGATCGAACCAAAGCTCAAGCCTGCTCCGAAAAGGGCCGTGGAGCAAGGGGGCCAGGTCAACTACGGCTATTACCTCGGCGAGTTCGCCGAACTCAACCTGCTCGACGCCCCGCTCGATGGCCGCGGCAGCCGCGAACCGCGGCTGATACGCAAGCTGCGGCTCAAGGAATGGCAGCACGTGGCGCTGATCAGCCCCACGCACTGGGTCAGCCTCTCGATGGTCAACGCCCAGTACCTCAACGTCAGCTGGTGCTACGTGTTCGACCGCGAATCAGGTGAGCTGATCGAGCACAAGCACAACGCCCGGCCCGGCGCCGTACGTGTGCCGCGCGAACTGTGGAACGACACCTGCTCGTTCGTACTGCCCGGCTATGGGGTGCGCATCCACAATCAACTCGCCCAGGGGCGGCACGTGATCGAGATCGACATCGCCGCCACAAAAAAGCTGCCCGCGTTCGCCGGCCGAGTGATCGCCTACGAGGATCCGGACGAGGTCCAGCCGCTGATCCCACTGTTGCCGATGTCCTCGGGCCGCACGTTCTATACCCACAAGGTGCCCACGCCGATCGAGGGCGAGCTGACCGTGGGTGAGCGCAAGCTGACCTTCGAGCGTGGGCGCGACGTGGCGCTGTTCGACGTGCACAAGGCGTTCTACCCGTTCCGCACCTACTGGAACTGGGCGACCTTCGCCGGCCGTGATGAAAAGGGCGGGCTGATCGGCGCCTCGTTCACCCAGGGCACGGCCTTTGACGGCCGGGAGCACACCGAGAACTGCCTGTGGAGCGGCAACACCATCGCGCTGCTGCCCCAAGTGCGCTTTGAGGTGCCAAAGGACACCCTCGATCGCTGGAAGCTCTCCACCTTGGACGGCCGTTGCGAGCTCGAGTTCGAACCCCAAGGGCAGCGCTCCGAGTCGATCCGGGTCGGACCGATCATCTCGGAGTATTTCCAGCCCTTCGGCCTGTTCAACGGGTTCATCGTCGACGAGCAAGGCGTGCGCCGCGAGATCAAAAACCAGTTCGGCTGCACCGAGAAACACGCCTCGACCTGGTAG
- a CDS encoding DUF4388 domain-containing protein — MTNDEFKPDSRVVDERSLITVESQPEPTIPQAQDPLQTSVGIRTQLHGRAELDDIFRMFNVIHREERTGVLRLRCGDRGRDLYLVQGRLVDVRSDPFDPSECLGRVLQRAGFVEQKDVINSLKKASGSKLRQGEALITLGLLNKELLNRTLKAQIETKLYPLFEWNRIDFEFQDRERLPGGLAMSNVKLPWLIMQLAWKRYPMKELRKRFEPISSKYIGRAEKRLYKSSDYGFGTGMQKFWDEILNRDQEWQRLLIISNLKESQTYSAVWALLLTGSLIVLDKPRQDTDAIRMEKLREHLKDIEKFNRFERLRIHWSADSQMVEKAWAKLKPQREQNAKTTEGIEQHLHKQIYKLSKQAYQTLRDTEKRKEYRTKVFDEFFLEVNSDIFRQKGEGLLFTKSEYDKAIEELHSAIEVFDSEGEYYATLGLAIFLKHQRRDSEKMKHGRDLIKKGIIMRPRSESSYICLGLMYKAGGKKGQALEALNKALEFNPKSLFAKSEIRTIETGESDEDRNKALAEFLDRRSDRDKEWDERVDTLGKKKKN, encoded by the coding sequence ATGACTAACGACGAATTTAAGCCTGATAGCCGGGTTGTCGACGAACGCTCGCTGATCACCGTCGAGTCGCAGCCCGAGCCCACAATCCCCCAGGCGCAAGATCCGTTGCAAACATCGGTCGGCATTCGCACACAACTGCACGGCCGAGCGGAGCTCGACGACATCTTCCGCATGTTTAACGTGATCCACCGCGAGGAGCGCACCGGCGTACTGCGCCTGCGCTGCGGTGATCGGGGGCGCGACCTATACCTGGTCCAAGGCAGGCTGGTCGACGTGCGCTCCGACCCCTTCGACCCCTCAGAGTGCCTGGGGCGCGTGTTACAGCGGGCCGGGTTCGTCGAACAAAAGGACGTGATCAATTCGTTGAAAAAGGCCTCGGGCAGCAAGCTGCGCCAGGGCGAGGCGCTGATCACGCTCGGGCTGCTGAACAAGGAGCTGCTCAACCGTACGCTTAAGGCGCAGATCGAAACCAAGCTCTATCCGTTGTTCGAGTGGAACCGTATCGACTTCGAGTTCCAGGATCGCGAGCGGCTGCCCGGCGGGCTGGCGATGTCCAACGTCAAGCTCCCTTGGCTGATAATGCAGCTGGCCTGGAAGCGTTACCCGATGAAGGAACTGCGCAAGCGCTTTGAGCCGATCTCATCCAAATACATTGGCCGCGCCGAGAAACGGCTGTACAAAAGCTCCGACTACGGCTTCGGGACGGGGATGCAAAAGTTCTGGGATGAGATCCTCAATCGCGACCAGGAATGGCAGCGGCTGCTGATTATCTCCAACCTCAAGGAGTCCCAAACCTACAGCGCGGTCTGGGCCCTATTGCTTACCGGCTCGCTGATAGTGTTGGACAAACCACGGCAGGACACCGACGCGATCCGCATGGAGAAGCTTCGGGAGCATCTCAAGGACATCGAGAAATTCAACCGATTTGAACGGCTGCGCATCCACTGGTCGGCCGACTCGCAGATGGTGGAAAAGGCCTGGGCCAAGCTCAAACCCCAGCGCGAGCAAAACGCGAAAACCACCGAGGGGATCGAGCAGCATCTGCATAAACAGATCTACAAACTGTCCAAGCAGGCCTACCAGACCTTGCGCGATACGGAAAAGCGCAAAGAGTACCGAACCAAGGTGTTCGACGAGTTCTTCCTCGAAGTCAACTCCGACATCTTCCGCCAAAAGGGCGAGGGCCTGCTGTTTACAAAGTCTGAGTACGACAAGGCGATCGAAGAACTACACAGCGCGATCGAGGTCTTCGACAGCGAGGGCGAGTATTACGCGACCCTGGGTCTGGCAATATTCCTGAAGCACCAGCGCCGCGATAGCGAAAAGATGAAGCACGGCCGCGATCTGATCAAGAAGGGCATCATCATGCGCCCGCGCTCTGAGTCGAGTTACATCTGCCTGGGACTAATGTACAAGGCCGGTGGTAAAAAGGGACAGGCGCTCGAGGCGCTAAACAAGGCGCTGGAGTTCAATCCCAAGAGCCTCTTCGCCAAGTCGGAGATCAGGACGATCGAGACCGGGGAATCCGACGAGGATCGCAACAAGGCGCTGGCTGAGTTCCTCGATCGTCGATCCGACCGCGATAAAGAGTGGGACGAACGTGTCGATACGCTGGGTAAAAAGAAAAAGAACTGA
- a CDS encoding tocopherol cyclase family protein has translation MIAGEKERANLLRWDGESRGAYEVYYLKFNHPQSRTAYWLRYTLTSPLTAVGEPYCELWGIFFNAADPSNNFALKDRFAIDRLRWERDRLDLRMADAQLTGNSCSGELVRAEQGLSLRWNLRFDSALPAFRHFPTELMYRAKLPKTKVIAPHEHALFRGWIEVCGRRIELDGVPGQQTHIWGSQHGLRWAWGHCNMFDQDPDAIWEGLHAQVKLGTLTSPPMKLFYVRCNGRDYKFNSLRQLVSNDSRWELGKWSFEARGPEAVARGEITSRFEDLICVTYMDPDGSNLWCNNSKVARIDLELKTPHGERIAELSSDWGAAVEFVDRRIYPEVEPSI, from the coding sequence ATGATCGCCGGAGAAAAGGAACGAGCCAATCTGCTGCGTTGGGACGGAGAGTCCCGTGGCGCGTACGAGGTCTACTACCTGAAGTTCAATCATCCGCAGAGCCGCACGGCCTATTGGCTGCGCTATACGCTGACCAGCCCGCTGACCGCTGTGGGCGAGCCGTACTGCGAGCTGTGGGGGATCTTCTTCAACGCCGCCGACCCTTCCAACAACTTCGCGCTCAAGGATCGCTTCGCCATCGACCGGCTGCGCTGGGAGCGTGACCGCCTCGATCTGCGGATGGCCGATGCCCAGCTCACGGGCAATTCGTGCAGCGGCGAACTGGTCCGCGCGGAGCAGGGGCTCTCGCTGCGCTGGAACCTGCGCTTCGACTCGGCGCTGCCCGCGTTTCGGCATTTTCCCACGGAGCTGATGTACCGCGCCAAACTGCCCAAGACCAAGGTGATCGCGCCTCACGAGCATGCGCTGTTCCGCGGCTGGATCGAGGTTTGCGGCCGCCGGATCGAGCTCGACGGGGTCCCGGGCCAGCAGACCCACATCTGGGGCAGCCAACACGGCCTGCGCTGGGCTTGGGGGCACTGCAACATGTTCGACCAGGATCCCGATGCAATCTGGGAGGGACTGCACGCCCAGGTTAAGCTCGGGACGCTGACCAGCCCGCCGATGAAGCTGTTCTACGTGCGCTGCAACGGCCGCGACTACAAGTTCAACAGTCTGCGGCAACTGGTGAGCAACGACAGCCGCTGGGAGCTGGGCAAGTGGAGCTTCGAGGCCCGCGGCCCCGAGGCCGTAGCCCGCGGTGAGATTACCTCGCGCTTCGAGGACCTGATCTGCGTGACCTACATGGACCCCGACGGCTCGAACCTGTGGTGCAACAACAGCAAGGTGGCGCGCATCGATCTCGAGCTGAAAACGCCGCACGGCGAGCGCATCGCCGAGCTGAGTTCTGACTGGGGCGCGGCAGTGGAGTTCGTCGACCGCCGGATCTATCCCGAAGTCGAGCCCAGTATCTAA
- a CDS encoding response regulator, translating into MKKRVLIVDNDPAVRRIAAEFIKLYLSKTDVEHEVHTAADIGDALANLRFVARQDNGRIPYDLLILDVTLQGESGIDLYKQICDKYPELQGKVIFITGFARGRLEVLEMEDVDCLFKPFDFELFKAKLDKHLL; encoded by the coding sequence ATGAAAAAACGCGTCCTGATCGTGGACAACGATCCGGCGGTACGCCGTATCGCCGCTGAGTTCATCAAGCTCTACCTGAGCAAGACCGATGTCGAGCACGAGGTGCATACCGCGGCCGACATCGGAGATGCGCTGGCCAACCTGCGCTTCGTCGCCCGTCAGGACAACGGCCGCATACCCTACGACCTGCTGATCCTCGACGTCACGCTCCAGGGCGAATCGGGCATCGACCTGTACAAGCAGATCTGCGACAAGTACCCCGAGTTGCAGGGCAAGGTGATCTTCATCACCGGCTTTGCCCGCGGCAGGCTCGAGGTGCTCGAGATGGAGGACGTGGACTGCCTGTTCAAGCCCTTTGACTTCGAGCTGTTCAAAGCCAAGCTCGACAAGCACCTGCTATAG
- a CDS encoding endonuclease/exonuclease/phosphatase family protein: protein MKRRGLVWLLLVALLIPALIIACAVEDNDDGGDDPIDDDADGDDAADDDDLDDDDDIEPPDRTISVLTINLQNAWFNPREIDRRAGFVAELMLEREVDFVTLQEVVQFGDVQNRAQYIAGLAGYEYVWLRTHNVPLIFEEGVAVLSRWPIVSSDSVELPHPELGGIFTRAVLGVIADTPQGELACSCSHMTTADDEDKKADQALAAYEFVDSQRNGLPGWFAGDLNAEPETLAMRFLRGEAQYEGQSGDLLDSWSQINPDDPGYSFPAEDPDRRIDYIYLVPSAEAPTTVVSCEIVFDEPIESLWVSDHAGVLCQFELPTF, encoded by the coding sequence ATGAAGCGCCGCGGACTCGTTTGGTTGCTGCTGGTCGCGCTGCTGATTCCGGCGCTGATCATCGCCTGCGCAGTTGAAGACAACGACGATGGCGGTGACGATCCGATCGACGACGACGCGGATGGCGACGATGCAGCGGACGACGACGACCTCGACGATGACGACGACATCGAGCCTCCCGATCGCACGATCAGCGTGCTGACGATCAACCTGCAGAACGCCTGGTTCAACCCGCGCGAGATCGACCGTCGCGCCGGGTTCGTGGCCGAACTGATGCTCGAACGTGAGGTCGACTTCGTGACGCTGCAGGAGGTGGTGCAGTTCGGCGACGTGCAGAACCGCGCGCAATACATCGCCGGGCTTGCGGGCTATGAGTACGTCTGGCTGCGCACGCACAACGTGCCGCTGATTTTTGAGGAAGGCGTGGCCGTGCTCAGCCGTTGGCCGATCGTCTCCAGCGACTCGGTCGAGCTGCCGCATCCCGAGCTGGGCGGAATTTTCACCCGCGCGGTGCTCGGCGTGATCGCCGACACGCCCCAAGGCGAGCTGGCCTGCTCCTGCTCGCACATGACCACCGCGGACGACGAGGATAAAAAGGCCGACCAGGCGTTGGCCGCCTACGAGTTCGTCGATAGCCAGCGCAACGGGCTGCCCGGCTGGTTCGCCGGAGACCTCAACGCCGAGCCCGAGACCCTGGCCATGCGCTTTTTGCGCGGCGAGGCCCAGTATGAGGGGCAGAGCGGCGATCTGCTCGACTCCTGGTCCCAGATCAACCCCGACGATCCGGGCTACAGCTTCCCGGCCGAAGACCCGGACCGCCGCATCGACTACATCTACCTGGTGCCCTCGGCGGAAGCGCCGACCACGGTGGTGAGCTGCGAGATCGTGTTCGACGAACCGATCGAGAGCCTATGGGTCTCGGACCACGCGGGCGTGCTCTGCCAGTTCGAGCTGCCCACTTTCTGA